The region taacaaaaaatttattacaaaataaGACTTTACTAAACAAGTATTATCTTAGTTCTTCTGGTCGCAACTCTTCAACGTTCATTTTCTCAAAATATCTGGGAACCAAAAATTgcgccgaaaacttttcaaaatcGAACTCCTTCCGGAATTTATCACGAATCCTTCGAAAAGCACTGGGGTTCCGGCACCAGTTGGAAAGCATCTTAACCAAGGAGTTCGTTGTGTTGAAGAGATTTTCTTTGGGATAGATTTCCGGATAGACCAACTTATTGGGGGCTAGTGGATAGCAACCGCAGTAAGCCGCCTCCAGCATGGCTACTCCGTAAAACTCATGTATGGCGGTGGATATCACAATGTCGCCTGTGAGCAGGGTCCTCACATATTCATCACGGGTTAGGTGGCCAAAGTTAATCAGTCGGTCACCCAACTTTTCTTTTATGCTTTCGAAGGCCTGGGGAACTTCCTGGTAGCTCTCACCACAGATGGTAACATGAAAGTTAGCTTGGCGGTTGACCAGCTCCAGCAACACCGAGACCAGGAGTTCTGGATTCTTGTCATGCTCCCAGCGATGGGGCCAGACCAGATGCAGGGCGTCTTTGATGTTTGTGGAATCCTCAACAGGTCGCTGATCAGGGAAGACTTTAAAGTTAATGGGAAAATACAAAACTTCGCATTTACTTTCAATCTTCTCCCGTATGTTTTTCACCCGGAAATCGGGCTGGATGTTGAGGAAGGGCTTAACATTGTCCAGAAACGAGGTTCGATTAAAGTTGGAGTTGAAAAGCACCAAGTCGGCTGCCAGGCAGGTGAGGATTTCATTCAGTCCATACTGACAGTCTCGCTCCTTGACTTCCCGCACTGGATAGATGAGTTGGTTCTCATGAAAGTAAACAATCTTCCGGCACGTGGCCAGGTCCGGCCGGATGCCGATCAACTCGGCCAGACTGAGCACGGAACTGGTGAATAAAACCCGGTAGCTATGATCCTGTGGTATGACCTGGGAGAAGTAAAGCGCCGAACTCCGTGCCCGCCAGTGCCATTTCTTGGCCGGCAGAGTGTAAATCTCATATTCCTCCGGACGTAAACTTTCAACTAATGTGCTTATCAGCTGCTTGTGGCTGCCTCCATAGAAGGGTTCAATGATTAAAACATGCGGCCTGATCTCCGGCTCCATTGGCAGGGTGAGGAAGGGGCTGTAACCGATTTTGATTCGGATTATGATAAGTTATCAGAAATGTTGATCAGCCGTTCAAATGTTGGCAGTATAGCCGTTCACCTGAAAAAGATTGGTTACCGGCAGCTGGTCACATTGCATTCCGGTTGGCGTTAGGAACACTTTGCAACACGTCAGCTGGCTATACTAATTGAGTCATGGGGGCTTTGTTTGGGAAAAGTAGCAAAAAAACGGCTCCTAGCCGAATAACCGACCAGGACAAGGCGGTTTTAGTAAGCAAATGGCTAATATAGAGTCTAGTCAACCTATCTAACCATCCAAAACATCCTTATTCCAGCAACTCAAGCAGCAACGGGATCGCCTGAAGCAGTACCAAAAACGCATAGAACTGCAACTGGAAAATGACAGACTGCTGGCCAGGAAGTGTCTCCAACAGGGTCGCAAGGAGTaagtatttattataaaaccaataaGGTCGTCACTAACTCCTCCTACTCCTCTAGCCGGGCCAAGTCTTTGCTGCGAAAGAAAAAGTACCAGGAAAGTCTCTTGACCAACGCGGACAAGCAGCTGGAGAACCTGGAGAAACTAGCCGCCGACCTGGAGTTTGCCCAAGTTGAGATGAAGGTGCTGGATGGCCTCAAGGCAGGCAATGCAGCCCTGAAGAAGGTGCACGATTTGCTGGACATAAACGAGGTGGAACGCATCATGGACGAGACGCGAGAGGGAATCGAAAAACAGCAAGAGATCGACGCTATACTGACGGATGTGCTAACGGAGCAAGACGAGGAGGATGTGCTGGCCGAATTGGATGCCCTCGAGGCCGAGGAGGACCAGCAGAAAACTGCACAACTGCCAGACGTGCCCACCGAAGATTTGCCTGTTCCTGCGGAAAACGAACCCGAAACGTCGGAGGAGCCTGAAAGGACCAAAGCAATAAgcagcaaacccaaaaaagTCTTGGTCGAGGCCTAGATATAGCTATACACACTTCTTAACTAATGCcattttttatatgtatatatagccTTTCAACTAAATATTTCGTTAAGTTCAATGtgaaatacatatttttatagactgtaattattttttttggagcgtTGATCGCCGTATGTCTTCCTTGAGCTTGCTGCGCAGTACTTTGTTGGTCTCTTGCAGCTTTTCGATTTCCTCCAGCAAAACAACATTCTCCTTGAAAAGCTTGTCGTACTTCCTTTGCACCGTCTTGTCTTCAGCCACCGTTTTGTACCGCGCCAGGACATTTTCGATTTGCTTGCGTTGTCGCATAAACTCATCCTTCACCTCCGCCTCCAGGCTAACGAAGCGCTTGAGCTCGTCGTCGGAGGCGTGCTTGCGGAAGAGTTCCTTCACGGCCTTCTTGAGGCCTTCGCTTGAGTTAATCTCCCCGGCCACATAGTAGATATCCGAGCAGATGGCATGCAAACACTCCCGGGAGGCCTTCGCCCGATGGCGCTCAGTCCGAAGCTCGACGGAATTGCTTAGGTACTTGTCGCGCATCTCCTTCAACTGCAGCTCCAACTGGAGATTATTCTGGTTGAGGCCTTCCAGCTCCGCCTCCATTTCAATGATGTGCTTTCGCTTGTCGTTGATCTGAAACTCCCTTGGTTCTATCTGGGCCTTTAACTCGGCGATCTTATGGCCCAGCACCTGCTTGTATTTGTCCAGTTCCTGGTTCTTGTGCAGCAGGTCCTGGATTCGCTTTTCTTTGCCATTGATGGCATAGTCACGATCGGCAATGTCCTTTTGCAGATCTTCAATGTTGCGAAGCTGTTTCTGTATATTACGTTGGGATTTCTGGTGCTCCTCTTTGAGTATCTCCACCTCTTCAAGAAGATTGTCGATTTCCTTGCTCTGAGACTCGAATTTCTTCTGAAGGACTCCAGCCTTCCCGCGCCACATCTGCGTCTCATTCCTCTCGGTGGTTAACTTGTTTTCGTACTCGGTTTGGGTGGACACCATATTGCGATCATTTTCGAGCTCCACCTCGTGGCAGTACTCGATGAACTCGGCCTTTTTGTCCTGCATCTCCTTCATAAGATCGCGGATGAGCTCCTTGCGTTCATTGAGCTGCTGCTTGTAGTTGTTCTCCAGAGCCTCCACCGTATCCTGCAGAGTGCCTGTGGAGTTCTTCAGCTTATCCTCGTAACTCTCGCGCAACTCCAACATATTCTCTCGCAAATTGGTGAACTTCTGGTATTCGATCAACATCCGCTCCGAGTACTGGGTGGCCAGGGTGTCCAGCTGAATACGATGATCCTCCCTGATGGAATTAATCTGGAACGTAATGTGATTCATCTCCTCCGTATGCCGGGCTTCGATTTCGTTGTTCAGCTCCTTGAGCTCCTCCAGCGCTGAGCAGTAGCTCCTGTGCACCTCCTGCAGCTGCTGGCCGTCAAAGATTTCGTTCTGGCTCAGCTGGTACTGGAACTCCTCTGCCTGCTGCTTCAGTCGCAACTCCAAGTTGGCTATCTGCTCGATCTTGTCGTTCAACTGACTCCGGGGGATCAGAACCTCTTGGCTGCGCATCAAGTCCTGGTCCATATATGGCACCTTGCCCTCGATGTTGTCCATTGACCAAATGGCCAGGGTGCCCTTGCTGGAGATGGCAAACAGCATATTGCCGCAGTAGGAGAATCGCATCTTGTTTACTGGCCCATCGAAGAACCGGAAGTTGGTGAAGGTTCCGCCGCCAGCCTCCATGAACGGAAGCTGCATGTTAAAGAGGTTCCCCTCGTGATCggatataaacattataagATCCGATCGGGCCAAGCACATATCCGTAACGGAGCCTTTATTCCTGGAAGGAATAGTGATCTCCCTTACAAGCGTCGAGTCTTGGAACTCACGGATCGTGCCCACACTGGTGCCAGCATAGATGGTAAAGGGATCACCAAAGCTGCACGAGAGGGTCACGTATTCAGTGCCCTTCTGTACTATCTCCTGGGCTCGGGTACCAGTCTCTATGTCCCACAGATAAATGGCACCCTCGGCTCCGCCTGAGATCAAGTACTTGTCGTTCTTTGACCAGGCTACGGACAACACAATGCCATTGTGTCCTTTGAGGTTAATCATCACATCCAGCTTGTACACCGAGGTGACGGCAATGTTATTGTCGTAGGCGGCGGCCATTAGGTGACCCAGATTGGAGTAACGCACAGCATTGCAGTGGGGAAAGTTGTAGGTTTTTACAATCTAAAAGAAAATGTCACGTAAGGATTAAGGGATTCATCTTTGTATATCTTTCAATCTTACATTTAGGTCATCCATAAAGATCTGGGTTATACGCAGCTGATCCGAGAAGCCAATGGCCGCCATCTGACCCGTCAAACTCAGCTCGACAATGTTGACATCCACTTGGAATTTCCTCACCAGCTCCACGAGGGCAGTCTCATAGTTCCAGATCCGAATGGTCTGATCTCTGGCTGTAAATTGCTTGGATTAGAAAGGATAAGTACGTAATGATGGGTCAAAGTTCTACTCACAGGCAGTCATGATGATGGGCTTCCAGGCGCACACTGATATGGCAATTATCTCCGCCGTATGGATGAGCACGCCCAGAGGTTCAAACTTTAGCTGCTTGGTTTTTAGCGTCTCCGGGACTATGAGAATGCCCACGTAGATCTGAGAGTGGGCTGTCGTCACGATCACCGTCTCCTGCTTGTGATCTATGGCCAGATTTCGGATCTGGTACTGGGGCTCTGAATACAAATTAATAGGCACCGTCAAGATGGTTTTCCTTTCGAACTTAAACTTGGAAACTCTTTCAAACACAAAGACCCGATTGAAAATGACGTAGGCAAATCCTTTGGGAAAGGCGGTCATGCAAAGGACTCTCCGGTCAAACAAAGTAACTGGCTGCGTGGTCACAAAGCGTTGATCCTGCAACTCCCGATCACGATCGAATATCTCTTGGTCGATCATGAGATCCACGGTGTCCGCATCACTGGCTTTTTGGATCAACTTGTGTTCACCGTTCTCGACGAGAATCAGTTGATCATCCGCCGATCCCACCATTAGAAGATCCAGCGACAAGAAGGCCATTGAGCAGACCCGATACTTGACCTTCAGATTATTGCTGATGCTGAAACCCCTTTCCGACTTGCTCATCAATAACAGGGTTCGTTCCCCTCCAACTGCCAAAAAGCTGCAATCGTTCGGGTTTCCGGCGATGCACTCTGCACCACCATGCGACCCTGGAACTGTGGCTCTTCCTTCGATAATGGTACTGGTCTTGTCCAGGACCATCATGATAACCGCCTCCTCTGGCGGCTTGGTCACCACAGCCACAGATCTGGAGTCATTGGTGAAAATCATTTGCTGGACTTCACTGTTTTTGTGATTGGCTGGCAGTTCCAAGTGGCGGCGTTTCTTCAGGGTGGCTAGTTCATAAATGGATATATAGCGGCCACTATATGGGGATTACAAAATCGGAATCATATTTAAGCTATTCAATTCTCACTTTTTAGTATGTCTCTCCAGCACGGCCAACAGTTTGCGATGTGAGCTTATGGCAATAACCTCTGGTCGAGTATCCTCTGGTAATCTGGGGATTAACAATGATTTAAGAACTAAAACATATAAGGATTGCCTCACTCTCACCTCAGAAACCGTTGCTTGTTTTGCACGTAATCGTGGAATGCCAGGACACCCTCCACTGGATAGATGACCTCCTTGGTCAGATTAAAATGGATATTACCAATGACATCCGACCGGAGACCGTATATAAGCCGTGGCCTTATGGTCACCGTGCCACCGGTCACTGAGGGCCTCTTCATGTCATCCATCTTGTTGGGTTGTTTCTACAAAATATACGCACGCGGGACAGGATTACAATTTAAACTGCCAGCCAGATGTACTGGGGAACTGAAATTCGATCAAACAATCTAGGGAACTCTCTTCTACCCCCTGCTCCGACAGTAAACTCCATGGCATCCGGTTAGGGGAGaacaaaacaacaagaaaTAGGCTCATTTTGGGGGGAGGTTGATACTGCTCCGTCGTCCCAATCAAGACTGGGGCCGCAAGCGTCCATGAATAAGTAATTAAACGCCTCTAAGTATGCTTTTAATTTAGACTCGCAGAGCTGAGGGTCGCACTGATGAAAGTCTTGATAGGGCGAAGAGGCTAAGACGAAAGAGAAATGGCATTAAGAACTTggtaaaaacaacaataaaatttcCGATGAATTTGGCGCTCGTTTCCaggccaacaaaaacaaaaagaaaacgcCGCCATGCCACTTGAACTCTTGCAATGCGCTTTTCAATGGTATTATGAGTGTATATATGGGTATATCTGTCATTCTGTCAGTCAATGACTGAGTCAACATACGAAAGAACCATGACCTCCGACAACATGTGGCTATAAATACGCCTATatgttatttataataatatatttaatataattattgCAATTATACAGATAGAAAAATACTGCTAAGACCAACTTCTCTGCCATATCCTTATTATCCTTTAAAGAGAAAAGTAAACAAGCCTGTAGCACCCATGAATAAGTAATTAAATGTTGCcaagtatatttttaatttaacagcAAACACTTAGGAAGAGATAGGATTTCAGAAGGAAGatggcttttggccaaaacaacaTTAAAATTTCCGGCACAAATTGCCGCGCGTTTcctggccaacaaaaaacaaaaggaaatgAAATGCACACCGCCATCGCACTTGAACTCTGGCAATGCGCTTTTCAGCCAAATATGGGCCTGTCTgtcagccagtcagtcagccagtcagccagtcagccatTCAGTCATTGAGTCAATCAACTCCCTCTACCAATATTAGTTAACGACAATCGTCTCCTTGGCAAAACGAACACGACCTAACACAAGGAATTGttagttgaaaaaaaaattcaaaaaaacaaaaaacaaaagctgcTCGTTCGCTCTTTAATCAAGTACTCTTGAGAATTAAGGGAGAGGGCGAGAGAGCTTTTGGGTCGACAATCCTACAAGTTGGAGATGCTAAGAATGGTTTGGGCAGCTTGAGGTCCCTCAATGGGGGATTAGCTGAGGCAAGTAAACATTACTAAAGGGATTTCCAGTAACTTGATTAATGGTATTGGTTTGTTACATCGGATATTCCATTAATATTTGTAGTTGATACGAAAATTGCAATCATAAATGGAAGTTTTATTGCTTTGGTGAATGAAGAAGATTAAATATACGCAGTGTAGccatttatgtttatgtttttcttttgataTGTAAAGATCTGatattattttacttttagtgaaattattatgtaatatattttatattacttgAAAAGTAAAAGTTTCTTTGGgccaacatggcgtatgagtaatctTTTAATCATTTAGCCGTTAAACCGCCATTTTAACATAGCCATTGCATTCACCGCTATAAGAGAAAGCTTTTCCTCTCGACAACTGTCTCTCTCTGTCCCTTTTTTTGTCCCTATCTCGCTTTGGCCGCAAGGCTCTGGTTCAGCTGAGTTCAGTTtcgttttcgatttcgttttcattttcgtttGTTCACTTTAGTAGTAGTTTTCGCGTCGGCCGCAGCACAACGAGCAAACGGAAAAAGGAAGCGAATCGGGCTAAGAGAAACTCGCAGTAGCTAACAGTGAAGCACAGTTAACAGGGCAGGGAACTGAGGAGGCTTCTCCTGAGTCCTGAACGCAgtgaagtgtttgtttttggcgTTATCAGTGAATGCACGCGTTTCCAGCTCTGATTGCGAGATACAAGAGGAATACCGGAGGACCTCTAACTGACAGATACGGACGGACGGAAGGTTGAGGCGTCCAGCCGGAGAGGCGTGTCACTAGCAGGTGGCTGAGCCGGTTAACCAGAGTCCGTCggcaaaaagtaaataaaatttcactTGTAACTTTTATGTTTGAGTTGAAACTTTCGAGAGCCTCTCTTTCCACTGCCTGAGTGTGTATTTTGAGAGCCCCGCGACCGGAtcagtatgtgtgtgtgtttgtgtggtgtgtgtgtgtgtgagtggctCAATTAACAATCGCTGGCAGATACTGAGAGCACTGAGTCCTTTGCGGCTGGCAAGAAGCAGATTTTTAAGCCAATTAATTCCATAAaagacaacaaaataaaagcaaaggaAATGAAACGGAAAATTGCCTAATGGACTCTgtcagaatttttttttttatttcacctGAATGGCAGCACACAGCTGTGgcaattaaaaagtaattttaatGCTTCTTGTTCCGTTTATTTGCGAAAACAAGCAACGATTTTACAATTAACTCGTG is a window of Drosophila bipectinata strain 14024-0381.07 chromosome 2R, DbipHiC1v2, whole genome shotgun sequence DNA encoding:
- the LOC108121340 gene encoding tRNA-queuosine alpha-mannosyltransferase isoform X1, which gives rise to MEPEIRPHVLIIEPFYGGSHKQLISTLVESLRPEEYEIYTLPAKKWHWRARSSALYFSQVIPQDHSYRVLFTSSVLSLAELIGIRPDLATCRKIVYFHENQLIYPVREVKERDCQYGLNEILTCLAADLVLFNSNFNRTSFLDNVKPFLNIQPDFRVKNIREKIESKCEVLYFPINFKVFPDQRPVEDSTNIKDALHLVWPHRWEHDKNPELLVSVLLELVNRQANFHVTICGESYQEVPQAFESIKEKLGDRLINFGHLTRDEYVRTLLTGDIVISTAIHEFYGVAMLEAAYCGCYPLAPNKLVYPEIYPKENLFNTTNSLVKMLSNWCRNPSAFRRIRDKFRKEFDFEKFSAQFLVPRYFEKMNVEELRPEELR
- the LOC108121340 gene encoding tRNA-queuosine alpha-mannosyltransferase isoform X2, translating into MEPEIRPHVLIIEPFYGGSHKQLISTLVESLRPEEYEIYTLPAKKWHWRARSSALYFSQVIPQDHSYRVLFTSSVLSLAELIGIRPDLATCRKIVYFHENQLIYPVREVKERDCQYGLNEILTCLAADLVLFNSNFNRTSFLDNVKPFLNIQPDFRVKNIREKIETTC
- the LOC108121329 gene encoding charged multivesicular body protein 6-A, producing MGALFGKSSKKTAPSRITDQDKAVLQLKQQRDRLKQYQKRIELQLENDRLLARKCLQQGRKDRAKSLLRKKKYQESLLTNADKQLENLEKLAADLEFAQVEMKVLDGLKAGNAALKKVHDLLDINEVERIMDETREGIEKQQEIDAILTDVLTEQDEEDVLAELDALEAEEDQQKTAQLPDVPTEDLPVPAENEPETSEEPERTKAISSKPKKVLVEA
- the LOC108121328 gene encoding cilia- and flagella-associated protein 57; its protein translation is MDDMKRPSVTGGTVTIRPRLIYGLRSDVIGNIHFNLTKEVIYPVEGVLAFHDYVQNKQRFLRLPEDTRPEVIAISSHRKLLAVLERHTKNGRYISIYELATLKKRRHLELPANHKNSEVQQMIFTNDSRSVAVVTKPPEEAVIMMVLDKTSTIIEGRATVPGSHGGAECIAGNPNDCSFLAVGGERTLLLMSKSERGFSISNNLKVKYRVCSMAFLSLDLLMVGSADDQLILVENGEHKLIQKASDADTVDLMIDQEIFDRDRELQDQRFVTTQPVTLFDRRVLCMTAFPKGFAYVIFNRVFVFERVSKFKFERKTILTVPINLYSEPQYQIRNLAIDHKQETVIVTTAHSQIYVGILIVPETLKTKQLKFEPLGVLIHTAEIIAISVCAWKPIIMTASRDQTIRIWNYETALVELVRKFQVDVNIVELSLTGQMAAIGFSDQLRITQIFMDDLNIVKTYNFPHCNAVRYSNLGHLMAAAYDNNIAVTSVYKLDVMINLKGHNGIVLSVAWSKNDKYLISGGAEGAIYLWDIETGTRAQEIVQKGTEYVTLSCSFGDPFTIYAGTSVGTIREFQDSTLVREITIPSRNKGSVTDMCLARSDLIMFISDHEGNLFNMQLPFMEAGGGTFTNFRFFDGPVNKMRFSYCGNMLFAISSKGTLAIWSMDNIEGKVPYMDQDLMRSQEVLIPRSQLNDKIEQIANLELRLKQQAEEFQYQLSQNEIFDGQQLQEVHRSYCSALEELKELNNEIEARHTEEMNHITFQINSIREDHRIQLDTLATQYSERMLIEYQKFTNLRENMLELRESYEDKLKNSTGTLQDTVEALENNYKQQLNERKELIRDLMKEMQDKKAEFIEYCHEVELENDRNMVSTQTEYENKLTTERNETQMWRGKAGVLQKKFESQSKEIDNLLEEVEILKEEHQKSQRNIQKQLRNIEDLQKDIADRDYAINGKEKRIQDLLHKNQELDKYKQVLGHKIAELKAQIEPREFQINDKRKHIIEMEAELEGLNQNNLQLELQLKEMRDKYLSNSVELRTERHRAKASRECLHAICSDIYYVAGEINSSEGLKKAVKELFRKHASDDELKRFVSLEAEVKDEFMRQRKQIENVLARYKTVAEDKTVQRKYDKLFKENVVLLEEIEKLQETNKVLRSKLKEDIRRSTLQKK